One Falsihalocynthiibacter arcticus DNA segment encodes these proteins:
- the rnk gene encoding nucleoside diphosphate kinase regulator, with amino-acid sequence MSLTVQPLKRATKANPRVIINAEDLAHLEGLADGIMKRNPALADRMLEELSRARIVAPAKVPKNVVTMGSTVRYRDEMTSQEKTVTLVYPENADIALLRVSVMTPIGVALLGLAEGASFYWDTRDNQRRMLTIITVEQPAAIN; translated from the coding sequence ATGTCACTCACCGTCCAACCCCTGAAAAGAGCGACCAAAGCTAACCCAAGAGTCATCATTAATGCAGAAGATCTTGCGCATTTGGAAGGCCTCGCTGACGGCATAATGAAGCGTAATCCGGCTTTGGCTGACCGCATGCTCGAAGAGCTTTCCCGCGCGCGCATTGTGGCTCCCGCAAAGGTGCCCAAAAACGTTGTGACCATGGGTAGTACCGTGAGGTATCGCGACGAAATGACGAGCCAAGAAAAAACGGTGACGCTGGTATATCCGGAAAACGCCGATATTGCACTGCTTCGGGTCTCGGTGATGACGCCAATCGGTGTTGCCCTATTGGGATTGGCAGAAGGCGCAAGCTTTTATTGGGATACCCGAGATAATCAGCGCCGTATGCTAACAATTATCACGGTCGAGCAACCTGCGGCGATAAATTAA
- a CDS encoding twin-arginine translocation signal domain-containing protein has protein sequence MADTKAETTRRNFLKVASAAVPGVVAVAAGTQAEAAAPAPVDLSSDVMQDTEHTRAYLESTRF, from the coding sequence ATGGCTGATACAAAAGCAGAGACAACCCGCCGGAATTTTCTGAAGGTAGCAAGCGCCGCCGTTCCAGGAGTTGTGGCGGTTGCCGCGGGTACCCAAGCAGAGGCTGCAGCTCCTGCGCCGGTCGACCTGTCATCGGACGTGATGCAAGACACAGAACATACGCGTGCTTATCTTGAAAGCACCCGTTTCTAA
- a CDS encoding Mrp/NBP35 family ATP-binding protein, with the protein MTLAREDVLAALKTLTDPVSGASLVDAGLIKALTVEGGAVRFVLEVSGNHAATYGKIKEEAEAKIKALPGVEKLSVVMTAHSAPAAPPDLKLSRPAEPAGPQKIPGVDRIVAVASGKGGVGKSTVASNLACALAAEGRRVGLLDADVYGPSQPRMLGVSGRPSSPDGKTILPMRNFGVTMMSLGLMTNEDQAVVWRGPMLMGALQQMLTQVQWGALDVLIVDLPPGTGDVQMTLAQKAQLNGAIIVSTPQDVALLDARKGIDMFNQLGTPIIGMIENMSTHICTQCGHEEHVFGHGGVKAEAAKLGVPLLAEIPLHLDIRLAADGGAPIVVSKPDSPQAAGFRAVAKQLIELGHA; encoded by the coding sequence ATGACACTCGCTCGCGAGGATGTACTGGCCGCGCTGAAAACATTGACCGATCCGGTCAGTGGCGCGTCGCTTGTTGATGCTGGATTGATCAAGGCGCTAACCGTCGAAGGCGGTGCCGTGCGGTTCGTGCTGGAAGTCAGCGGCAACCATGCGGCAACGTATGGTAAAATCAAGGAAGAGGCCGAGGCCAAGATTAAGGCCCTGCCCGGTGTTGAAAAACTGTCTGTCGTAATGACGGCCCACAGCGCACCTGCCGCGCCTCCCGACCTTAAATTGAGCCGCCCCGCAGAACCCGCAGGGCCGCAGAAAATACCCGGAGTAGATCGGATTGTTGCCGTGGCCTCAGGCAAGGGCGGTGTGGGGAAATCCACAGTTGCATCTAACCTCGCCTGTGCGCTGGCGGCGGAAGGGCGGCGTGTTGGCTTGCTCGATGCCGATGTCTATGGCCCATCGCAACCGCGCATGCTCGGCGTGTCGGGGCGGCCCTCGTCGCCAGATGGCAAAACGATCCTGCCGATGCGCAATTTCGGCGTGACGATGATGTCCCTCGGGCTGATGACAAATGAAGACCAAGCCGTTGTTTGGCGCGGCCCGATGCTGATGGGGGCGTTGCAGCAAATGCTGACACAGGTGCAATGGGGCGCGCTTGATGTGTTGATCGTCGATCTGCCCCCGGGCACGGGCGATGTGCAAATGACATTGGCCCAAAAAGCACAACTTAACGGGGCGATCATTGTGTCCACCCCGCAGGATGTGGCGCTTTTGGATGCGCGCAAGGGCATTGATATGTTCAACCAACTCGGCACGCCCATCATCGGGATGATCGAGAACATGTCCACGCATATCTGTACACAATGTGGTCACGAGGAACATGTCTTTGGTCATGGCGGCGTTAAGGCGGAGGCCGCCAAACTGGGCGTACCCCTGTTGGCCGAGATTCCGCTGCACCTTGATATCCGACTGGCCGCAGATGGAGGCGCGCCGATCGTCGTCTCCAAACCCGACAGCCCCCAAGCCGCAGGGTTTCGCGCCGTGGCAAAGCAGTTGATTGAACTTGGCCACGCATGA
- a CDS encoding diacylglycerol/polyprenol kinase family protein, whose translation MSPVLQIALALGSVVGLMGFMAGVRHLAGTWQIGSEVQRKLVHIGTGIYALTLPWLFPDRWPVYLLVGLTLIVMLLLRLPNSRLGATLHSVERQSYGDFLLAISVGVCLFLAGDQLYLYVLPIAVLTLADAAAALAGSTYGTKFFRVEEGEKSLEGSAVFFTVTLLISVICLMLMTSFAPPNIIVLSLMVAGFGTLVEAASWRGFDNLFLPVGLLIFLSAHGTSTLGELVFLAAIFALSIVAFKIVAPKFGLNAHAVRVYVTSIFLLLAVTDPQNTIFPILVLVAHIWRRSVAPCDSKFPDLDVVAALVLVSLGFLTLGKATGPTAISFYGIAAMGMLMGFCAIAASASRPVVRYPMVLALALALFAIREGVVRLNPDSANWNGPMWPAVFICVALTALGPMILSRVFATHRVVKLTFLALLIPLPYYVISTGF comes from the coding sequence GTGAGTCCCGTCCTACAAATAGCGCTGGCGCTTGGGTCTGTTGTCGGGCTGATGGGATTTATGGCGGGTGTTCGGCATTTGGCGGGCACGTGGCAAATTGGTTCTGAGGTGCAGCGCAAACTGGTCCACATTGGCACTGGAATTTACGCGCTCACCCTGCCTTGGCTCTTCCCTGATCGCTGGCCGGTGTATCTTTTGGTTGGGCTGACGCTCATTGTGATGCTGCTCCTTCGATTACCAAATTCGCGACTTGGTGCGACGTTACATAGTGTCGAAAGACAGTCCTATGGGGATTTCCTTCTGGCGATTTCGGTCGGGGTATGTCTGTTTTTGGCGGGAGATCAGCTCTACCTTTATGTCCTACCGATTGCCGTTCTGACCCTCGCTGATGCCGCAGCGGCCTTGGCTGGAAGCACCTATGGAACCAAGTTTTTCCGTGTTGAGGAAGGCGAGAAAAGCCTCGAAGGTAGCGCAGTTTTTTTCACAGTCACCCTGCTGATTTCGGTTATTTGCCTCATGCTAATGACGTCCTTTGCCCCGCCAAATATCATCGTGCTCTCTTTGATGGTCGCGGGATTTGGCACCTTGGTTGAGGCCGCCAGTTGGCGCGGTTTTGACAATCTGTTTCTACCTGTCGGCTTGCTAATTTTCCTATCGGCCCACGGGACGAGCACGCTTGGGGAGCTGGTGTTTCTCGCAGCGATTTTTGCGCTGAGTATTGTTGCGTTCAAAATTGTGGCCCCGAAATTTGGTCTGAACGCACATGCGGTTCGCGTCTATGTGACGTCTATATTTTTATTGCTGGCGGTGACTGATCCCCAGAACACGATCTTTCCCATTCTCGTGCTCGTCGCGCATATCTGGCGCCGCAGTGTCGCGCCCTGCGATAGCAAGTTTCCAGACCTCGATGTGGTTGCCGCATTGGTGCTGGTCAGTCTAGGATTTTTGACCCTAGGCAAGGCCACGGGGCCGACCGCGATATCGTTTTATGGAATCGCAGCAATGGGCATGTTGATGGGATTTTGCGCGATTGCAGCCTCGGCCAGTCGGCCCGTGGTTCGCTATCCGATGGTGCTCGCCCTTGCATTGGCGCTGTTCGCCATCCGCGAAGGCGTTGTGCGATTGAACCCAGATAGCGCAAATTGGAACGGTCCGATGTGGCCCGCAGTGTTCATCTGTGTCGCCCTCACAGCCCTTGGCCCAATGATCTTGTCGCGCGTATTTGCAACGCACCGCGTGGTGAAACTGACATTTTTGGCGCTGCTCATCCCGCTGCCATACTACGTGATATCCACCGGATTTTAG
- a CDS encoding TorD/DmsD family molecular chaperone, producing the protein MTAVQAQVKIAEEDRLRADLYNYLGVLLAGPPDELLLAQTAGLTGDASSLGQAISGLARVAKVTKPKSALSEYNALFIGLGRGELLPYASYYMTGFLNEKPLANLRADMAAQGITRSQDTFEPEDSIASLMEMMGGMIVGRFGDVAPLEHQKDFFNKHIGPWATHFYTDLQGAKTSVLYASVGAVGAEFLKIEREAFRMMIG; encoded by the coding sequence ATGACAGCGGTTCAAGCACAAGTCAAAATAGCCGAAGAAGATCGTCTGCGCGCGGATCTTTACAACTATCTCGGCGTTTTGCTTGCTGGGCCACCGGATGAGCTATTGTTGGCGCAAACTGCCGGTTTGACGGGGGATGCCTCATCATTGGGGCAGGCCATCAGTGGCCTTGCACGGGTCGCAAAAGTCACCAAACCCAAATCCGCGCTGAGCGAGTATAATGCCCTTTTTATCGGTTTGGGACGTGGGGAACTCTTGCCCTATGCCAGCTACTATATGACCGGATTTCTGAACGAAAAACCGCTCGCCAATCTGCGCGCTGACATGGCCGCACAGGGAATCACGCGCTCACAGGATACGTTTGAGCCGGAAGACAGCATCGCGTCGCTGATGGAAATGATGGGCGGTATGATCGTTGGGCGCTTTGGCGATGTGGCTCCTTTGGAGCACCAGAAGGATTTCTTTAACAAACATATTGGTCCATGGGCCACACATTTTTATACGGATCTACAGGGGGCAAAGACATCGGTTCTTTATGCTTCTGTCGGGGCCGTTGGCGCAGAATTCCTGAAAATTGAGCGGGAAGCGTTTAGGATGATGATAGGCTGA
- a CDS encoding DUF3305 domain-containing protein, which yields MSFVFPNSQSIPLGVVIRKSPGVTRWAKWAWRAVGILPGAGPAEWTVLRQEGDVTEFHAGTVPLNLYVSDTEAYVHELQTRAPSIYVVLCPDTTLPNIPWKVMLATASPYEAQDYCDSAEVQVEKIVMPEGMLAWVADFVNSHHEEEAFVKRKRRDWREDEKEDGIGDPRISQDSDVYRAPRGRKAGVK from the coding sequence TTGTCGTTCGTCTTTCCTAATTCTCAATCCATCCCGCTTGGCGTTGTGATCCGCAAATCACCCGGCGTGACCCGCTGGGCGAAGTGGGCATGGCGCGCGGTTGGTATTTTGCCTGGTGCGGGGCCTGCGGAATGGACGGTTTTGCGCCAAGAGGGGGACGTGACAGAGTTTCATGCGGGGACGGTACCGCTCAACTTATATGTTTCCGATACCGAAGCCTATGTTCACGAATTACAGACCCGCGCGCCGTCTATCTATGTTGTCCTGTGTCCAGATACCACTTTGCCAAATATACCGTGGAAGGTGATGTTAGCGACCGCTTCGCCTTATGAAGCGCAGGATTATTGCGACTCAGCTGAGGTCCAAGTCGAAAAGATTGTGATGCCAGAGGGTATGTTGGCTTGGGTCGCGGATTTCGTAAATAGCCACCACGAGGAAGAAGCTTTTGTCAAACGCAAGCGTCGAGACTGGCGCGAAGACGAAAAGGAGGATGGTATCGGTGATCCGCGGATTTCTCAGGACAGCGATGTGTATCGCGCGCCTCGGGGTCGCAAGGCAGGTGTGAAATGA
- a CDS encoding DUF6494 family protein, protein MSEDLNMSMRKFLKQVGVTSQQAIEEAFRKAGGTEGKQFEARVVLTIDGVDLEHVVTGTIKG, encoded by the coding sequence ATGAGCGAAGATCTCAACATGTCCATGCGTAAATTTCTCAAGCAGGTCGGTGTGACCTCGCAACAGGCCATCGAAGAAGCGTTTCGCAAAGCGGGCGGAACCGAGGGCAAGCAATTCGAGGCGCGCGTAGTCCTGACCATTGATGGCGTGGATTTAGAACACGTCGTAACCGGCACGATCAAGGGTTGA
- a CDS encoding DUF3306 domain-containing protein produces MTRAPTFWGQRRAAVKAEEIAIADAEKAAQEAAYQQTLAEKSDEEILQELDLPDPETLKLGDDFAAFMAQAVPEHLRKRALRKLWRSNPVLACVDGLNDYDDDYLTGSFGNAPITTSYQVGKGLLSHVLEMAKPDEVEASEQTTLDKVEILAEDIQQEDLVADAGTDVLAEDVEEPEFSSPRRMVFHFDGSDA; encoded by the coding sequence ATGACGCGCGCACCAACCTTCTGGGGCCAGCGCCGCGCTGCGGTCAAAGCCGAAGAGATCGCCATCGCCGATGCCGAAAAAGCCGCGCAGGAAGCCGCGTATCAGCAAACTCTTGCGGAGAAAAGTGACGAGGAAATTCTGCAAGAGCTGGACCTGCCTGACCCAGAAACGCTGAAGTTGGGCGATGACTTTGCCGCGTTTATGGCGCAGGCCGTACCTGAGCATTTGCGCAAACGTGCCCTGCGCAAGTTGTGGCGGAGCAATCCGGTTTTGGCCTGTGTGGACGGGCTAAATGATTACGATGATGATTATCTGACAGGCAGTTTTGGCAATGCGCCGATCACCACGAGTTATCAGGTGGGTAAAGGCTTGCTTTCGCACGTTTTAGAGATGGCGAAGCCTGACGAAGTTGAAGCCTCTGAGCAGACCACCCTCGACAAAGTGGAAATTTTGGCCGAAGATATCCAGCAAGAGGATTTGGTGGCTGACGCTGGGACGGATGTTTTGGCGGAAGATGTTGAAGAGCCAGAGTTTTCATCACCACGCAGGATGGTATTTCATTTCGACGGGAGCGACGCATGA
- a CDS encoding AMP-binding protein, which translates to MTNLLDDFAAAVAKHPDRVAIVDGKGREVTFAQLKERADGFARTWHARGIRRGDKVLLAMLVDADLYAALAALWSLGATAVLPEPAMGLAGLRHAARATNISAFCSSGLYGLLKWVIPALWTRRHLRPHGIKGADFDLHTPNDSDVALISFTSGTTGAPKAISRSHGFLSAQHRAIAPLLQSSQDERDIVAFPVFVLVNIASGRTSILPNWKMSHLDQLSPEQLAAWIASQNITRALLPPSLCEKLTKANVPASLHTVFTGGGPVFPDALDRLTTSKPDLKIVCVYGSTEAEPIAHLDAADISSDDRSAMAKGRGLLVGRPVEDIRLRIRDYEIQVAGAHVNSGYLDPRQNVENKVQEGATIWHRTGDAGYLDDQGRLWLLGRMGSHVSLAGRATFPFSVEVAVRQWDGVDQCALMSVENESYLAISGDTRHETIWQKRATEFDIDRVVRVAKMPMDKRHASKIDRNALQKMIAS; encoded by the coding sequence ATGACTAACCTCCTTGATGATTTTGCCGCCGCGGTTGCCAAACATCCTGACAGGGTTGCAATCGTCGACGGCAAAGGACGCGAAGTAACATTCGCTCAACTCAAGGAGCGCGCCGACGGTTTTGCGCGCACGTGGCATGCACGCGGTATTCGTCGGGGCGATAAAGTCCTGTTGGCGATGTTGGTTGACGCCGACCTTTACGCCGCACTTGCGGCCCTTTGGAGCCTTGGGGCAACGGCGGTTTTGCCCGAACCTGCGATGGGTCTCGCCGGATTGCGCCATGCTGCACGCGCCACAAATATCAGCGCATTTTGCAGCTCTGGACTGTATGGGCTTTTGAAATGGGTCATACCCGCATTATGGACGCGGCGTCATCTAAGGCCTCATGGTATCAAGGGGGCGGATTTCGACCTCCACACGCCCAATGACTCGGATGTCGCGCTCATCTCATTTACGTCAGGAACCACGGGCGCGCCAAAAGCTATTTCTCGCAGCCACGGGTTTTTGTCCGCACAACATCGGGCCATTGCCCCTTTGTTGCAAAGCTCTCAGGATGAGCGTGACATCGTCGCGTTTCCTGTTTTTGTGCTGGTCAATATCGCAAGTGGGCGGACGTCGATTTTGCCCAATTGGAAAATGTCCCACCTTGATCAACTGTCTCCAGAGCAACTTGCAGCTTGGATCGCAAGCCAAAACATAACGCGGGCCTTGCTGCCGCCATCGCTTTGCGAAAAATTAACAAAGGCGAATGTTCCGGCTTCACTACACACTGTCTTTACGGGGGGCGGGCCCGTCTTTCCCGATGCTCTGGATCGTCTGACTACGTCGAAACCCGATCTGAAAATTGTCTGTGTCTATGGCTCGACCGAAGCGGAGCCCATCGCTCATCTTGACGCCGCCGACATCTCCTCCGATGATCGTTCTGCGATGGCCAAGGGACGCGGACTTCTGGTGGGGCGTCCCGTGGAGGACATTCGCCTGCGCATAAGAGATTATGAGATTCAAGTCGCAGGCGCCCACGTCAACAGTGGCTATCTAGACCCCCGCCAAAATGTGGAAAACAAGGTTCAAGAAGGGGCGACGATTTGGCATCGCACTGGAGACGCGGGGTATTTGGATGATCAGGGGCGTCTTTGGCTCTTGGGGCGAATGGGATCGCACGTATCCCTCGCGGGCCGTGCGACTTTTCCATTCTCGGTTGAAGTCGCGGTGCGCCAATGGGATGGCGTTGACCAATGCGCGCTCATGTCCGTGGAAAACGAAAGCTACCTCGCGATTTCGGGTGATACGCGCCATGAAACGATTTGGCAAAAACGGGCCACAGAGTTCGATATTGATCGAGTTGTACGGGTCGCCAAGATGCCGATGGACAAACGACACGCCTCCAAGATTGATCGAAACGCACTGCAGAAAATGATCGCCTCCTGA
- a CDS encoding biotin/lipoate--protein ligase family protein, protein MTPPVFPPLFSGLDAKGTSPFVLACAEASNVCDAGLVTYDLAYDRLRAAIVFAPEVPLRDAACMLPLCGVGFQNALGALAPPEVGVHLGWGGEIYLNGGLCGRLSIAASSRDPDALPDWLVIGITLDLWPPSDDTGLTPDATALYAEGCGEVDAVTLLEAWVRHTLVEINTWADDGPARLHRNWLGLAQGLDTDMTISGHRGTYIGIDENLGLLLKTEGETRLFPLTDLLTEPA, encoded by the coding sequence ATGACACCGCCCGTGTTCCCTCCGCTGTTTTCCGGCTTAGACGCCAAAGGCACCAGCCCTTTTGTGCTGGCTTGTGCCGAGGCGTCAAACGTGTGCGACGCGGGATTGGTCACCTATGATCTAGCCTATGATCGGCTGCGGGCCGCAATCGTTTTTGCCCCCGAAGTGCCGCTGCGCGACGCTGCCTGCATGCTGCCGTTATGTGGGGTTGGATTTCAAAACGCGCTTGGAGCGCTAGCGCCGCCCGAAGTGGGCGTGCATTTGGGATGGGGCGGCGAAATTTATTTGAATGGCGGCCTTTGTGGTAGGTTAAGTATCGCGGCATCAAGCCGTGATCCTGATGCACTCCCTGACTGGTTGGTCATCGGTATCACCTTGGATCTTTGGCCGCCTTCTGATGACACGGGCCTAACGCCCGACGCCACTGCCCTTTACGCTGAGGGCTGTGGCGAGGTCGATGCCGTGACATTGCTGGAAGCATGGGTGCGGCACACACTCGTTGAAATAAACACTTGGGCCGATGACGGGCCTGCGCGCCTGCATCGCAACTGGCTTGGCTTGGCACAGGGACTCGATACCGACATGACCATTTCAGGGCATCGCGGAACATACATCGGGATTGATGAAAACCTTGGCCTCTTGTTAAAAACCGAAGGCGAAACCCGCCTATTCCCCCTCACCGACCTGCTTACGGAGCCCGCATGA
- a CDS encoding DUF6505 family protein, producing the protein MKLARAIHFDESDTRVFHNPARTGEWCISGGFEFSNWSDADLTGKARQAFANGWMGCETFGRVSFVAVTQIELAERDALADLLAQHFVDIYGAPSLEAARNVALEELSQMTDLCDEHDPNTLLTVARDLTEAGVRESYRVIEAQAAGLEQFAIHGSLDDPH; encoded by the coding sequence ATGAAACTTGCCCGCGCCATCCATTTTGACGAAAGCGACACACGCGTTTTTCACAACCCTGCGCGCACCGGCGAATGGTGCATTTCAGGCGGCTTTGAATTCTCCAACTGGTCCGACGCGGACCTGACGGGAAAAGCACGGCAGGCCTTTGCCAACGGCTGGATGGGGTGCGAAACCTTTGGCCGCGTCAGTTTCGTGGCCGTGACCCAAATAGAACTCGCCGAACGCGATGCGCTGGCGGATTTATTGGCGCAGCATTTCGTCGACATCTACGGCGCGCCCTCCCTTGAGGCCGCCCGCAATGTCGCGCTGGAAGAGTTGTCACAGATGACGGATTTGTGCGATGAGCATGATCCCAACACATTGCTCACCGTCGCGCGCGACCTAACCGAAGCAGGCGTGCGTGAAAGCTACCGCGTGATCGAAGCACAGGCGGCGGGGCTTGAGCAATTCGCAATTCACGGCTCATTGGATGATCCACATTAA
- a CDS encoding D-amino acid dehydrogenase, translating to MKVVVMGAGVIGVTTAYYLAKQGAEVVVIDRQTGPGLETSYANAGQLSYGMTSPWAAPGIPMKAVKWMFMKRRPLFIWPLISPTMWKWCVQMVGNCNEESYRINKGRMVRVSSYSRDVMPDLIAETGVEYDGRAQGTLQLFRTAKQMKGSKADQDILAEYGSPYEVLERDACIGVEPALAEVRNKFVGGLRLTADRTGDCRMFTIALTEKCIEMGVEFQYGQAIKSIAVEDGKIAGVDTEIAGRITGDAYVCAMGSYAVNVLNPIGIKLPVYPVKGYSVTLPVTDDAFAPQSTIMDETHKVAITRLGDRIRVAGQAEIAGYSNRLGPHATDTVKHVIGDLFPKGGDISRAEGWTGLRPMTPDGTPVLGPTQYDNLFLNTGHGTLGWTMACGSSRAVADVVLGKTPEISMEGLTAARYAR from the coding sequence ATGAAGGTTGTTGTTATGGGCGCGGGCGTCATCGGCGTTACCACTGCGTATTATCTGGCTAAACAGGGGGCCGAGGTCGTGGTGATTGATCGCCAGACAGGTCCGGGGCTGGAGACCAGCTATGCCAACGCGGGCCAGCTAAGCTATGGTATGACTTCGCCTTGGGCCGCTCCTGGCATTCCGATGAAAGCCGTCAAATGGATGTTTATGAAGCGCCGCCCGCTGTTCATCTGGCCGTTGATCAGTCCGACCATGTGGAAATGGTGTGTGCAGATGGTCGGCAATTGCAATGAGGAAAGCTATCGCATCAACAAGGGGCGCATGGTGCGTGTCTCTAGTTATTCGCGCGATGTTATGCCCGATCTGATTGCGGAAACAGGCGTCGAATACGATGGCCGCGCGCAGGGCACCTTGCAGCTGTTTCGGACCGCCAAGCAGATGAAAGGGTCAAAGGCCGATCAGGATATTCTGGCGGAATACGGATCGCCCTATGAAGTGCTTGAGCGCGATGCATGTATTGGGGTTGAGCCTGCTCTGGCCGAGGTGCGCAATAAATTCGTCGGTGGTCTGCGCCTAACGGCTGACCGCACTGGCGATTGTCGCATGTTCACGATTGCGCTGACCGAAAAATGCATCGAAATGGGGGTGGAGTTTCAATATGGTCAGGCGATCAAATCCATCGCCGTTGAAGACGGCAAAATCGCTGGTGTGGATACAGAAATTGCGGGGCGCATCACGGGCGACGCTTATGTGTGTGCCATGGGCAGCTATGCGGTGAATGTGCTAAACCCGATTGGCATTAAGCTGCCCGTCTATCCGGTCAAGGGGTATTCCGTCACGCTCCCCGTCACCGATGATGCCTTTGCCCCACAATCCACGATCATGGATGAAACCCACAAAGTCGCGATCACCCGTTTGGGCGACCGTATCCGCGTGGCAGGGCAGGCCGAGATTGCAGGGTATTCCAACCGTCTTGGGCCACACGCCACCGACACGGTGAAACACGTGATCGGTGATTTGTTCCCCAAAGGTGGCGATATTTCGCGCGCCGAAGGGTGGACAGGCCTGCGCCCGATGACACCAGATGGCACACCGGTTCTTGGGCCAACCCAATACGATAATTTGTTCCTGAATACTGGCCATGGCACTTTGGGGTGGACGATGGCCTGTGGGTCAAGTCGGGCTGTAGCTGATGTGGTGCTGGGGAAAACGCCCGAGATTTCCATGGAGGGGCTTACGGCGGCGCGTTACGCGCGTTAG
- a CDS encoding DUF1127 domain-containing protein: MHPYILNRNHLARRANAAVVDPHGAPVRDGILRRWARSAIQNWKRRKMIAVLQAMDDRLLRDIGIYRNDIERVVDGFDERELGMVPFAPKQIARVEDQSTLRQAA; the protein is encoded by the coding sequence ATGCATCCCTATATATTAAATCGGAATCACTTGGCACGTCGCGCGAACGCAGCAGTCGTAGACCCTCACGGCGCACCCGTTCGGGACGGGATTTTGCGGCGCTGGGCACGTTCGGCCATCCAAAACTGGAAACGGCGCAAGATGATCGCGGTATTGCAGGCAATGGATGACCGCCTGCTCAGAGATATCGGCATTTATCGCAATGACATTGAGCGTGTCGTTGATGGTTTTGATGAACGTGAACTCGGCATGGTTCCATTTGCGCCAAAGCAAATCGCGCGTGTGGAGGATCAAAGCACTTTGCGGCAAGCTGCGTAG